The Ostrinia nubilalis chromosome 30, ilOstNubi1.1, whole genome shotgun sequence DNA segment AACATAGTTCGAACCATGTCTGCGATGTGTGTGGGAAGTGTTTTCTTCTTATAGAAAGGCTGAGAGTACACGTGCAGATGCATTCGGAGAATGCCATTAAATGTGATAGCTGCGACAAGATTTTGCCCACAAAGCAAGCCTTGAAAAGCCATATACGTTACGCTCACGAGAAAAAATTGTACGCATGTTCTATTTGCAACGAAGCGTTTCCAACTTATAGGAAAAGGTTGCAGCATTTCGTAGAGGGGCACGGTCGAGCCCCTTTGAGTTTGCAGTGCGACCAGTGCGACAAAACTTTTAGCTCTAACAGCAATTTGAATCATCATGTCAAGTATAAACACCTTATGGTGCATAGAGAAGCAAAGTATACATGCGAGGATTGTGGTAGAAAGTTTAAAACGAAACGCGTTTTGACTGGTCATATGCTTGTGCACTCGGGCGAGAAAAACTTCGAGTGCGAGGtctgtaaaaaaaagtttgggaGACTGAGTTCGTTGAAGGAACATTTGAAGATACATAGAAATGATAAGAGATGGTCGTGCGGTGCTTGCGCCGTTTGTTTTGTACAAAAATGTAGCTTGAAAAACCATATCAGAGTGCATCATGCTGAATATAATGTGGCTGATTTGATTGTTTATAAAAGtcctgataaataaataacttttacaaTAAAGATGTGTGacttttcatgttttttttacaaaaaaatcaaagattttaattttttttaaattaattatcgtGTGTAACTGATAAAGTCATATACATATACAAATTATTTGAAGTCacggtatattttttattttaaatcacgaTTTTCTCAATCATTTTAAGAATCGGACGTTATAAGCACACAGAGTTCAGAATCGGCCCCTTACGTTTAGTTTTAAAGATAGTGAAGTGAATAACAGAATCGAATATTTAACTATCTTGCAGTGCTTGCAGCGAGAGAGACGTCCTCTGTCCATATATATTTAGCTCTAATCCTCATTACacacaaaaattaaaatcgaATTATTGTCCaaaaatacctacaaaattatttttgaatagCAATAGAaatatgtagttttttttttcgattatGAACAATATAAACACAACGCGTACCTCCCTACTTAATGTTGtgattggtttaaaaaaataaagagcaaCAATGGCGGCGTGTCCACATTAAAATTTGTGAAAATTCTCTAAAATTTATGATAAAACTGTTGTCACAAGTAATTTAAGCCTGCACAGTGTAATGTTAATCCTTAAAAATGTCGGGGGAGAGTTGGAAACTTGAGCAGGATTTGTGTCGCTGCTGCCACAGCGAGGGCGCGCATAAAAACTTGTCCGAGGCTTGTATTGACGGGGAAGACGAAATTTTATCAGACATGTTACACGATACGCTAGATATTACTGTAAGTCCGTAATTTCTTTCATTATACTGTACTAGAATTCTTTTAAAATGCTATTGTTCGCTCTTGCTTTGTGTATCAACATTACTTGTTCTGCTATTCCTCTGCTCttgaattgaatttttttaataagacaCCTCTAGTTAACCTCAGTATTGACTAAAATCATCCAAGTACACAAATGGTCTATTTGGGGTGGGGGCTACAACACTATTCTTAGATGGGCACAGCCCACTCGGCCCCCTATAAATATGCCTATGCAGTCTTCACTAGTTTTTGATCCAGGGCTTCCATATAATGTATTATGTTACAGTGCATTTACTTTTACATTCTTCCTAGTGACCAGCCCTGGCTTCGCACGCAATGATGATACTAAATGTTTTGTTAGTTGGGTCTGATTCTAATTTGCATGAAGAATCGGCTGATACCAAATCTGTACATCGTACGTGTCCAtgctgattaacagcccgatccaactatcagccaactaagttggtggtttgcgcctaggcttaaagatgtaagcatacatagggacagacagcggaaagcaacttattttatactatgtaatgTTTGGTGTTCCAGATAAACCCGGTCACGGGCCCTCTCGGCCTGGTCACGTACACGATATGCGAGCCGTGCATGATGCGGTTGCAGGACGCATGGAGCTTCAAGCAGCAAGTGGTGGACTGCGAACGACGCTTCCACGAATTATACAGTAGAAACGCTTTGAAAAGTATGTAACACgtgtttttgtaaacaaaataccAATTTTATCTCCATTCTTAACACATTGATGGACAGTAATATCAGAGTAAAttcaaatgagtaggtcatcttcatagaaacgcatcgagcgcggtttgtatgtgagcgcgccaaaaCGTATgaggcgcgcacgcacacactgacaacatttagcggggagttgcagtgtgtgcgtgcgcgccgcatacgtattggcgcactcacatacaaaccgcactcggtgcgtttctatgaagatgacctactcatttgaaTTTACTCTGGTAATATCCACGGGCGTTCATGTAGTAAAGGATGATACGACAGAACACTTATAGACGTCATAGTTTTTACTCATTTTACATTGACACAATAAGTAATGTCATTTGGGAAGTAATTCATGTCGCCGCccccgcgcctttgcactgtttatacgcgccgcgtgaagccTGCtgccacgccgccgccgcgccactggcgaaattatgctttgatggcgcgtGAATAGCAACTTTAaaacgctaagaaattttaataaaatataccaACACAAACATACATAACATAGCATTTCTTTGTTACAGTGGATCCGGACAATGTCATCGTAGTAGATGTGAAGCAGGAAGTCGATTTGCCTATTGTTGTCAAGACCAGTCCAAACGAAGGTTTGTAATTATATCAACCAATGGACGtaatgtgagtttacatcaaacgcattTGACATTGACTGCgttaaaaatatacagggtgttaggtaaatgggaatatgagccgacactaacccatgttaacatgggcatataaatggtatggtgaagtcagaaaattgatatcatcatttaaattttcatacaaaataaaatttataaaatccgatttgtatgaaaattaaaataatgaaatttaagatatcaattttctgacttcaccataccatttatatgcccatgttaacatgggctagtgtcggctcatatacccatttacctaacaccctgtatatttttaacGCAATCAATGTCAaatgcgtttgatgtaaactcacattaCGTCATATAtgatacaccctgtatatgaaaattttagttcttgaaagtttccgctaggagCGTACaatctttcatacatttaatgacactTTTACGTGCTCattagtgacgacgtttgatgtaaactcacactaaggctaagaagaactcacggcgcgattttcacccgcacTTATGAAAAAACTAGCACAactcgcgccgtgagttcttatcGTAACCGTAAACGcttccgtgagttttgaaattaaaccgcaattccacaaccgccgcgggcgggggtgaaaatcgcgccgtgagttcttagcctaaggGCCTTGCCACACTAGCGATTTGCAAGCGGAGTGGTGGACAAAATGCTTGCAAAACGCTGCCGCTCCTCCGTGTTGAAACCGCTTGTAATacgccagtgtggcaaggctctaagccctcatcatcatcatttcagctaaaggacgtccactgctggacataggcctcccccaatcttTTCAGACTTACTAGTTGGTAGTGAcatacatccagcgccttcctgctgcctttatgaggtcattaGTCCgtcttgtgggtggatgtcccacaCATACATTACTTACTAAAATggataaaatattcataaatgtccatctcattataatagttgatgattgatgataaataatgataattgaCTCCCCTTGGCTActactcaaaatattttttacacggTCACTACTCAAGGGTCATTTTGACCCTGCTATAAAACTTtatatatcttcaaaactattgCGGATTATGGGGTAAAACACATTATGTAATAAAAAGGGTTTATAATGCAATGACATAACAACTTGAATTGTTAACTAAACAGTTTagacaaacattaatttgagcATGTGTTGCAAATGGGTATTTTACACGAAGAAAAAACACTGTTGGGTTTGCGACCTTTTTTATAGGGACAAATGCCGCAAAGCTTCCTTTTAGATACCACATTAGAGACAACTGGAACAGATCTTTCAGGCATAGGCAGTTTGTATATCCCTGAAGTTATCAGACGCAATTCTCGGGGAATCTGTTCATTGCAAATTCGCTGCTGAGCGTAAGGTACGCAAAACTTCATATCAAGCCCTCGTAGGAAGTTTGGTCGATTTACTGATGCTGTGTAAAGAAGCAAAGGTGGAGGGGCCTTGTATCGTGGAAGTATCCACCTCATTAAAATCACCATCATCAAGCAACAAAACATTGACAATTTCTTCATCCGTGAGCGCATTTCTACCCCCATACCTATGACAAACCAAATCAAAATGAAGAAAAAGACGACGACAAAAAGCTACACTATCATTGCAAAACAAACCCTCAAACTAATAGTATTTTACGCataaaaaaaacgtaaaaaaaaatatcacaaaatatttttttatcgccTGTCCCTGCTACTCAAGGGTCACCGTGACCCTGTCTTTGCTATTTTGGCGCGAAAAATGCACCGAGCCACTGGAAACACCCACCATACGAAGCAGCGAGCGCCGTACTGAAAATACACGGGCGGGGGACTCGCAGTCGTTAGGGGCCATTGCCAGTAAACGTAGGTTTTAAAGTTGGCAGGGTCTCACTGACCCATGAGTAGTGACCAAGGGTtgcaattaaattatatttttttcattctaCAGGTGTAAAAGAAGAAAGGCTACACAGTGACGATGAAGATTTCCTACCAGTTGGTCAGTATTTATTGTTCTTTATTAATACCTTGATTCATTTCTTTCTATGCAATAAATATGATTATTTGGCAGACTAAACCAAAATATGTAATAGAATTTTGCTTATcctattaaggcttggtatttctgctaaagtaggtatttcgcgctgtcaaaatctgcgcgcgcaatacttcgccgaagacagcgcgccaaagagctctcgcggctacacagtatagaaatacgcagtttagaaatacgcagttggttaggttaggttgacttccttccgttcaagcgtcacactcacagcactttctaatacaaatcaatcatatccaagtgatacaaattaaaacaactttcaaaatttttgggaatatattttagaatcgaataaatatagaatataaaaacacggtaaacacggttcaaagaggcgtggcgtcacccgaccttccggaagttccgcgccggctaaaataatttcaagattacgtcacccgacctatcggtagatcctcgggagcttgagcgattggaaaaacattttatgatcagttactcgtattagcgattatttagagcttggataataaattatagttgttgcacttcacaaagctttgcatgtagttaattacattaatcagtacacgcatcaattttgttcagtctttttgtttattaataaataaaaatatactaaaattgcatacatatttgtttgtattggtctgggtgttttctttccataatttatgtataaagtatgtacggggctctgtatcgaaaatcactatgagcaatgagcatcacacacggttacctggagtgcattaccgcagcaaaatttttataaatgttgtgctttagagagtcgagagtatagcagataattagtccatcgtgagcagaaatttgttcactaatagcaaaattcgttcaaattatagttttaaagttattaggaaaacaccacttttaactgatttttgcagtcaaactggttttgaccgattatgaggtggtccctgacaagacagaaatttggtaaaatggtccctcatgacttaaaggttaagaaccactgccctagagactcaaaactacaaggataaacataaactccagttttaaatccgttgatatctgctgcatctgccatgtttttggctataagattcttctatcttacggcttagacctttagctacagaccttagacagtatttttgtgaaaattcttacgcatggtggaggaagggacgctctagacactcaagtctacaaggagtcacatcaactccagttttaaatccgttgacatctgctgcatctgccatctttttggttagaagattcttccatcttgcagcgtagacctttagctacagaccttagacagtatttttgtgaaaattcttacgcatggtggaggaagggacgctctagacactcaagtctacaaggagtcacatgaactccagttttaaatccgttgacatctgctgcatctgccatctttttggctagaagattcttctatcttgcagctttgacctttagctacagaccttagacagtattttttattatttatttgtgtcagtgtgctcttctaaagagtgtaagacgattgtatgtaggtactattaaaatgtaattttaactcattggtttgtctcatatttgaggaatgtaccaTGTATCAttagtagagtcttcgtttaaaaggatgcgaacgatttaaatttcaataggtagacaaaattgataattcttaattatcaaaaatttaagctttctccagtaacactgatattattatactgtgactcatcaaagtcatcattgtcaaaaatattgacaaatcgcgaactgtcacggccaaaaaactgacacgcgtccgtcctccgtaagcgccaccgcgcgactgattgagattgtccaagccgtcatggacgattttttccacattttttaacatagtaactaaataagacgcaatataaaaatttcatccgttaaaagccctcaagttatttctgaactttagtttagtaaaagatttagaatctcaaatcgcttattttaaaaataaaaccataaatagaaaacgaatagaggtaactttgggaatttattctatcgagtcaacttcatcaaatcgtgtttccatccgttaatagccctagaaaatatcctgaACTATGCCccataaaaatcttagcctttaattttactgtttagtccctcaaaaatgaaaaatgaaaacctcattttcgccattttctctgctacccggccttaaccgTGTGTTTTCAGTAGAGTGTGTTTCCCTACTCTTGCCGTGGAAGTCGTAAATATGAAGCGATTAAGCGTGATAAAGTCCgatcgccgagcagatagaatttcgtccaatgaccccaagctacccatccttatcgacgggcggccgcagtgagtgtgcgagcgcgaatAGCAATTTATTTACGCTCGAGAGCTAAGGATAGGTTGGGGTcaatggacgaaattctatctgctcggcgaccggactttagaacATAAATGCACAGGTGAAGTGACATTGACAAATGTTAGAATTTTCCATGCACAAAAATATAGGGATAATAATATAGTCCCACGATTCTGAAACGTGAAGTggcaaaaatcttaattaattttttgtcggccgatagtttagtcgggcagttaatcagtatgggcatgtatggaaatgcgcacattacaccgatttgatatcggccgattcttcatacaaattagaatcgggcccaaatattggccaactaaaagtcggtggtctcgCCTAGGCTTAAACTAAACCCAGTATTGATATTAGCGCCCTCCGGTAATGTTATATGGTTGAttaacgtggcaaaaatcgaaaccagcgatccggtattgacggtggcgccccctgtcaatgtgtATTAGGTCTATaggacattattttataatactaaTCCCTTTACAGACGACGTCCAATCCGACCTATCTGACCAAGAACAGACCAAAAAGAAGCGCAAGCCCCGCGGCCGGCCCAAAGCCCCGCCCAAGATCAAAAGAACGCCCCGCCACGCCCAGAACAAGACGCAGAAGGTGGACGACTCGACGGCGGACGACGGGAAGGAGAAGAAAGGTAGGTGTCTTGATTACACTGAAAAGTTCGCGCGTGGAGTTTCGGGGTGTTTGACGAAAGCTAgacgttttaaggttcaattttgAGGATTTTTTTAGTGAAAATAGGGAATATGCATGTTTTACGTGACGTCACGCTCATCTAATTTAATGAACGTTGAatgcagagtaaatacaaatgagtaggtcatcttcatagaaacgcccgagcgcggtttgtatgtgagcatacgtattggcgcgcgctcacatacaaaccgcgctcggtgcgtttctatgaagatgacctactcatttgtatttactctgttgaATGCAACGTTTTCTATTTCTAGTTTTaattcagtattttttgtaaagaTAAGATAACTatgctttttaaaaagtttttttacattgtataattattatcttttataaaCTGCATATTCCCTATTGTTTTTAGACACCATTTATCcataattctaaagcacagcTTCCTAAATGAATAGCATTAGCTTACATCGACCTACTGACGTGACGATAATTTGTCGCCGATAGCTAGCAAACGCTCAAAGGTTTTACTTAGGGCCACATAGCAGGGGAGACAACTGAAAAGTTCATAGGTCAATTTGAGTCAGAAGGCCTTCTTGTTTTATTTCATACGATTAATACAGATTTTAAAGTATTGTGCTCATTATTGAATAACGAATAATCTTTAGGAAAGGAGAATAGGATTTCACAGGACATATTTCAGGTTTAAAATTGATATCAAACGTTCAGCTTTCCTCAAAGACCGtgtaattttctttaatttgtgtaataagcTTCTATAAATATACATAAAGGTCTTCCAAACAATAAAGAACCATATATGGATATTCGAAACTCCATGCAGAACCGATTGTATTATGTACAGATacgaaaatgcatttttatcaaaaagccTGGAGCCTGTCTCGATTTTGCTTAAGGCACTATTGTCTCTCGATTGATAGAATCGAcattaaaatcgataaaaaaaatcGATGTTATGTAATTTATTGCAAATAACTCGGATACTGATTCAGAGACCTGTATTATCGTCACATTTGTTctacaaataaaatgatttgatttaaaaaagttCTCAAAGATAAATTTTTGGATGACTTAAAAACCTTAAAAAAACACTAACattgaattttgatttgttttagTGCATTTTCGTATCTGTGCaatttgtattctatttttCTGTGTGTTTTTATCTGAATTGACTATTATTCGTATCGTGTGACATTATAACTCTTATGCCATTGGAATATAAACTACTTTACCCTGACATTCGAATCGGCTTAGGCTTTTAACTCTACGACATTAAAAGAtgcgttttattatttttttctaaacggCAAATGCGTTAATTGACAGAATAGAGCGGTTTTTAGCTTAACTGGTACGTTTTTATCTATTTACAGTATTTATACATTCGTAAACTATATTTTATTCATCTGTGAATATTTTGCGGcttgaaatattaatttatttactattttttgcGATAATTACTCTTACTTTTGTTTATTATGAATTCTCTAGGGATTTTTTTAGAAAACCATTTTCTTAAACCTTACAATATTTGCCCGTATCCTTAGCATTTTTCAACGGCAATTTTTGCCACCACGTTATAACCTCACCACCTTGTATTAAGGTCCAAAAACGATAAAATTTTGATGGCGTGTACGCCAAAAAACCTATTGAACATACAAGTGACTTAACCGCCCTGTTTAAAATGCCCAAAACGACCACCCCGTCACTGGCACGCCCCAAAAGAACATTCAAGAAAAACCAAGAAGCAAactgaaatgtttattttgttcttCTAGACGGTAAAGCTGCCAAGTTCCGCCTCAACGACGGGGACTATACTCGGGACGGGGATATATACCAATGCGGCCGCTGTGATAAACGTTACGACAAATTTTTCTCGCTTAAGTTTCACGTGAAGACAAAACACTATCACATAGCGAGGTATCCATGCCCGTTCTGCGAGGAGCAGTTCATGACGCCCGCGCCTCTCACGAAACACAAACTCAAAGTACACAATGTGGACGACAGAATCAGTTGCAACGCTTGCAAAGGGATATTCAACTCTAAAGTGCAGCTGCGAAAGCATATCAACAATTTCCATATGATGGGCGAACGGTATAAGTGCGAGTCATGCGACTACGAGTCCTTCAGCTTCGAAGGTATGTACAAGCATAAGTTCAAACACAAGACGGTCAAGGATTTCCATTGCCGGTTTTGTAGGAAGGCGTTCTTGAGGAAGACGACTCTGGATCTGCATGAGAGGATACATACTGGAGACAGGAGGAAGGTGTGTGCTGTGTGCAGCAAGGCATTCGTTCAGAAGGCCAGTCTGAACTATCACATGACTAAGTACCATCCAGAGGTCAATTATTAGTGCCAGTGACGTTAGTGGGATGTGTCGTTTTTTTAcgtgaacatttttttttgtatttattgttaaaattaattttacatgatCGATACTTAATTGTTTAATCATACGTCTTCTTGTGCAATAGAATTTAAGCCTAATTTGATCTTATTAGATGTTAAACTTACATATCAATGAGAGAAGAGGCAGGCACGCCCCGTAGATGTGAATATAcctttactagctttccgcccgcggcttcgcccgcgtggaattttgtctgtcacagaaaaactttatcgcgcgcgtccctgtttcaaaaaccgggataaaaactatcctatgttctttcccgggactcaaactatctctatgccaaatttcatcaaaatcggttgcgaggtttaagcgggaaagcgtaacagacagacagacagacagacagacatactttcgcatttataatattagttgggattagatGTGCGCGTCATGACGTCATATTATGTCAAGGAAAGAATTGGCTACGTGCGTCAACAACTGAGTCATTTCTTAcgtaattaaaaagtaattttgttaTAACAGAGACcgtaatatttttacataaagtttatttatgtcAATCTTTATTTAAAGCGTGATACGTAACAAAACGTTAGCAGAATGGGTCGGGTGTATGTAccctacgggactattcccgcctctcgttcccaccgctgcaacttttgtgtagccaggatctacagtttgaccgccaataaaaacccaaccaatgaaggtcaagtttgtcccggggtaaACTTAAATTAGTATAGTATGGTCGGTTAAATTATAGTCAATACTTCTCTGCAATCATCCAGTAAAgccttaaaaaatatatttgtgcaAGTGTCATTGCTCTtcttaatttcgttgcgggtccaatgactattgatgtgccgttcccgagaacgctctctcaactgagaatattctcgggagcgctcccgggagcgttctcctaagtgagaaaggttgagaatcatgtttatcaaatggaaataaacaaactttcgtaagtaaattagtattaaattaagtcgacagataagtgtatattaaacaatacactctatttgcagtgaaaggctatattcccagtgttcccgagaatattctcgggaactttcccggcaatattctcggcaactgcacctttattatattttatttttttcgtcgtgaaatgtcgttttaatgatatgtaagatgacagaaatttctttttacacgtaattaaatattgtaactgtccattttttcgtttataacacgcttttattaggtcgtcgtgtatgtaactaactatgtaatggaatcttagaatctgaatcACACGTacttctaagtcttgtatcatcatgaaacttggcaattataatgtagattagatgacaatacaatattgtggtaccagctggtctgatgatgggactggaaggtggccaaaggaattcctaaacgaaacggcggaatcacatcgagtttggggtcattggatttgtcttttcgagatctttaatgctagatgatgtccagggtcctgatgatttttggccttttagtgctgttagtaattaaaagcgtgtttttagttttttaaactattcttatttgacattaaggacatatttcacaatcgcttagtaagggccagtttcgccacttctggataagttgtggatagcttgtctgacggatcatttgacacatttttatagaaaatacgtgctag contains these protein-coding regions:
- the LOC135086218 gene encoding zinc finger protein 233-like isoform X8, encoding MSGESWKLEQDLCRCCHSEGAHKNLSEACIDGEDEILSDMLHDTLDITINPVTGPLGLVTYTICEPCMMRLQDAWSFKQQVVDCERRFHELYSRNALKMDPDNVIVVDVKQEVDLPIVVKTSPNEGVKEERLHSDDEDFLPVDDVQSDLSDQEQTKKKRKPRGRPKAPPKIKRTPRHAQNKTQKVDDSTADDGKEKKGNRKRADYYSVANERYTCNLCERTFASQPLVSQHHRYVHLKRRRPRERKCPHCPQKVPGYLRAYHLEEIHGIPAPSCGVCQKRFRFPCEVLNHQRKVHLVERTATCDVCDKKFYDGFSLKSHMLTHGNLMRFKCDFCGQEFRWKNNLKDHILVHMGVKQYSCKICNKAFVQKSSVKQHTLRNHY
- the LOC135086218 gene encoding gastrula zinc finger protein xFG20-1-like isoform X7, which gives rise to MSGESWKLEQDLCRCCHSEGAHKNLSEACIDGEDEILSDMLHDTLDITINPVTGPLGLVTYTICEPCMMRLQDAWSFKQQVVDCERRFHELYSRNALKMDPDNVIVVDVKQEVDLPIVVKTSPNEGVKEERLHSDDEDFLPVDDVQSDLSDQEQTKKKRKPRGRPKAPPKIKRTPRHAQNKTQKVDDSTADDGKEKKGCADQKLMPYILKENDGVKEFICSWCRKPFGKLGLFSQHYRDVHLKRRPKLYGCYLCPAKVRTYLRTKHLEEAHGIPRPQCLACGKKFAFPFQVIQHQKLDHMNEKLYSCTECDMQFKNLSYLKRHLPSHSSERPYQCQYCDKTFKWKKNLTSHHMMHLNDKRHFCYVCDAAFVQSSSLKYHLMKKHPELA
- the LOC135086218 gene encoding zinc finger E-box-binding homeobox 2-like isoform X6; this translates as MSGESWKLEQDLCRCCHSEGAHKNLSEACIDGEDEILSDMLHDTLDITINPVTGPLGLVTYTICEPCMMRLQDAWSFKQQVVDCERRFHELYSRNALKMDPDNVIVVDVKQEVDLPIVVKTSPNEGVKEERLHSDDEDFLPVDDVQSDLSDQEQTKKKRKPRGRPKAPPKIKRTPRHAQNKTQKVDDSTADDGKEKKDGKAAKFRLNDGDYTRDGDIYQCGRCDKRYDKFFSLKFHVKTKHYHIARYPCPFCEEQFMTPAPLTKHKLKVHNVDDRISCNACKGIFNSKVQLRKHINNFHMMGERYKCESCDYESFSFEGMYKHKFKHKTVKDFHCRFCRKAFLRKTTLDLHERIHTGDRRKVCAVCSKAFVQKASLNYHMTKYHPEVNY